In one Diabrotica virgifera virgifera chromosome 7, PGI_DIABVI_V3a genomic region, the following are encoded:
- the LOC126888709 gene encoding zinc finger protein 570-like — MCLQNTATLDAHGFICEDTPTDECNELKDHVINKQQVTQCTTAVKKVKAVERRFVREICTKQFSRRSHLKVHMMTHTGEKPFACEICSKRFSSNTHLKIYMPTHSQEKQFECEICPKQYSTSSYLRVHMKMHTGENQFECEICTKQFLRSSALKLHMRVHTGEKPFACEICFKQFSNSSYLKEHMNIHSQGKPFGCEICSKLFSWTFSLKRHMKIHTG, encoded by the exons ATGTGTTTGCAAaacaccgctacgctagatgcacatg GTTTCATATGTGAAGATACACCGACTGATGAATGCAATGAATTAAAAGATCACGTTATAAATAAGCAGCAAGTGACCCAATGTACAACTGCCGTAAAGAAAGTGAAAGCTGTAGAAAGACGTTTTGTACGTGAAATATGCACCAAGCAGTTTTCCCGCAGATCTCACTTAAAAGTTCACATGATGacgcacactggggaaaaaccttttGCATGTGAAATATGTTCCAAACGGTTTTCAAGCAATACTCATTTGAAAATCTATATGCCAACGCATTCtcaagaaaaacaatttgaatGTGAAATATGCCCCAAACAGTATTCAACTAGTTCTTATTTGAGAGTTCATATGAAGATGCACACTGGGGAAAACCAATTTGAATGTGAAatatgcaccaaacagtttttAAGAAGTTCTGCTTTAAAAttacatatgagagtgcatactggggaaaaaccttttGCATGTGAAATATGTTTCAAACAGTTTTCAAACAGTTCTTATTTAAAGGAACATATGAACATTCATTCTCAAGGAAAACCATTTGGATGTGAAATATGCTCTAAACTGTTTTCATGGACTTTTTCTTTAAAACGGCATATGAAAATTCACACTGGATAA